From a single Methanofollis sp. W23 genomic region:
- a CDS encoding PAS domain-containing methyl-accepting chemotaxis protein — protein MTTGNPKKVEDILEQALNGDYSVRVNEDQVTDEFKPLARMVNKVVRIMGEREEERKELEKLKKRSEAFLKYNPQAIAVLAGDKHRLDLNKEYERAWHGTYDELMAKKLYDFDIKTSGDDFYASYQTKKLAISDMEVSWEDGTTSYLRLFQVPILDDDGEIDVNYYIYQDLTEQKKELKKVKALQKRADAFVNQNPLAIAVLAGDKHRLDLNKEYERVWHGTYDELMAKKLYDFDIKTSGDDFYASYQTKKLAVSDMEVSWEDGTTSYLRLFQVPILDDDGEIDVNYYIYQDLTEQTKKLKEVELLQKRSDAFINQNPQAIAVLAGDKHRLDLNKKYEEVWRGSYDELMAKKLYDFDIKTSGDDFYASYQTKKLAVSEMEVSWEDHTKSYLRLYQLPILNDDGEIDVNYYIYQDNTDLILNELKTKDQARRLAESAEELKSAMDEMAAGDLTTLVNIGDDDLLKDLKLNYRHSRESIKEVLKKITDLGNRVEASTKESGRSAEDISKAVEQVATKSQQTAEDAKKQLENLEEVARSMADLSASIEEIASTSQEVLKGTESAVEAGDEAEEIGREATQKMGEVERITKKGVEEFSRLKDEMNEISKIVKLINDISNQTNLLALNAAIEAARAGEHGRGFAVVAGEVRNLAGESKNATNHIEELIGSIQAKSEQTAHDLSAAFDEITAGITSVNKTIDAMNQIVSASKEAHTSVTEIARATEDQANSTNSVMERMDSTNTMTRDTMSRIEDMAALAEEVSASAEEVGSGAMEVADMAGEMKESLDRFKLE, from the coding sequence ATGACTACAGGAAATCCAAAAAAAGTCGAAGACATCCTGGAACAAGCCCTGAACGGCGATTACTCCGTCCGGGTGAATGAAGACCAGGTCACTGACGAGTTCAAACCCCTGGCCAGGATGGTCAACAAGGTTGTCAGGATCATGGGGGAACGCGAGGAAGAGAGAAAAGAACTCGAAAAACTGAAAAAAAGGTCAGAAGCATTCTTAAAATACAACCCCCAGGCCATCGCCGTCCTTGCCGGTGACAAACACCGTCTTGACCTCAACAAGGAATACGAACGGGCCTGGCACGGCACCTATGACGAACTGATGGCCAAGAAACTGTACGACTTCGACATCAAGACCAGCGGCGACGACTTCTACGCCTCATACCAGACCAAGAAACTCGCCATCTCAGACATGGAAGTCTCCTGGGAAGACGGGACCACCTCATATCTCCGCCTCTTCCAGGTCCCCATCCTTGACGACGACGGTGAGATCGACGTCAACTACTACATCTACCAGGACCTCACCGAGCAGAAAAAAGAACTCAAGAAAGTCAAGGCCCTTCAGAAGCGGGCGGACGCCTTTGTCAACCAGAACCCCCTGGCCATCGCCGTCCTTGCCGGTGACAAGCACCGTCTTGACCTCAACAAGGAGTACGAACGGGTCTGGCACGGCACCTATGACGAATTGATGGCCAAGAAGTTGTACGACTTCGACATCAAGACCAGCGGCGACGACTTCTACGCCTCATACCAGACCAAGAAACTCGCCGTCTCAGACATGGAAGTCTCCTGGGAAGACGGGACCACCTCGTACCTCCGCCTCTTCCAGGTTCCCATCCTTGACGACGACGGCGAGATCGACGTCAACTACTACATCTACCAGGACCTCACCGAACAGACCAAGAAACTCAAGGAGGTCGAACTTCTCCAGAAGAGGTCTGACGCCTTCATCAACCAGAACCCCCAGGCCATCGCCGTCCTCGCTGGCGACAAGCACCGCCTCGACCTCAACAAGAAATACGAAGAAGTCTGGCGCGGGTCCTATGACGAACTGATGGCCAAGAAGCTGTACGACTTCGACATCAAGACCAGCGGCGACGACTTCTATGCCTCATACCAGACCAAGAAACTTGCCGTCTCAGAGATGGAAGTCTCGTGGGAGGACCATACGAAGTCGTACCTCCGCCTTTACCAGCTCCCCATCCTCAATGACGACGGCGAGATCGACGTCAACTACTACATCTACCAGGACAACACCGACCTGATCCTGAACGAACTCAAGACCAAAGATCAGGCCCGTCGGCTTGCAGAGAGTGCAGAAGAACTCAAGTCCGCGATGGACGAGATGGCTGCGGGCGACCTCACCACCCTTGTCAACATCGGTGACGACGACCTCCTCAAAGACCTCAAACTCAATTACCGCCACTCCAGGGAGTCGATAAAAGAGGTGCTCAAGAAGATCACCGATCTTGGCAACAGGGTCGAGGCAAGCACCAAAGAGAGCGGGAGGAGTGCCGAAGATATCAGCAAGGCCGTCGAACAGGTCGCCACCAAGAGTCAGCAGACCGCCGAAGACGCGAAGAAACAACTCGAAAACCTTGAAGAAGTCGCACGCTCGATGGCTGACCTCTCCGCCTCGATCGAAGAGATCGCAAGCACCTCCCAGGAAGTCCTCAAAGGGACCGAGTCGGCGGTCGAGGCTGGCGACGAGGCAGAAGAGATCGGGCGTGAAGCGACCCAGAAGATGGGTGAAGTCGAAAGGATTACAAAGAAAGGTGTCGAGGAATTCTCAAGGCTGAAAGATGAGATGAACGAGATCTCCAAGATCGTCAAACTCATCAACGACATCTCCAACCAGACCAACCTCCTTGCGCTCAATGCCGCGATCGAGGCGGCACGGGCCGGCGAACATGGCCGTGGGTTTGCGGTCGTCGCAGGCGAGGTGCGGAATCTTGCCGGCGAGTCGAAGAACGCCACCAACCATATCGAAGAACTCATCGGGAGCATCCAGGCAAAGAGCGAACAGACCGCGCATGACCTTTCGGCCGCCTTCGACGAGATCACCGCCGGGATCACGAGCGTCAACAAGACCATCGATGCCATGAACCAGATCGTCTCGGCGTCCAAGGAGGCACACACCAGTGTCACCGAGATCGCACGGGCGACTGAAGATCAGGCCAACTCCACCAACAGCGTGATGGAGCGGATGGACTCGACGAACACGATGACCAGGGACACGATGTCCAGGATCGAGGACATGGCCGCCCTGGCAGAAGAGGTCTCGGCATCGGCAGAAGAGGTCGGAAGCGGGGCGATGGAGGTAGCAGACATGGCCGGCGAGATGAAGGAAAGCCTCGACCGGTTTAAACTGGAGTAA